DNA sequence from the Candidatus Zixiibacteriota bacterium genome:
CGATAGCACTGGTAAACCCAATAGAGCAGAGCCGCTTCACTCACGTGCCCGGCCGGGTCAAAACCTATAGAGGATATCGCGGTCTGGAGGCTGATTTGGCGAAGATACTGCGCGGGGCGAAGAGAATCGCGATGGAATACTCATCCCAGGGGCGTCTGCCCTATATCGGCCTGGTCGACGCCGGCACTATTGAACTGGTGCGAAGTTTCGGCGTGGAAACTGTCTCATCGGCCGATCTGGTTGCCGATTTCCAGGCCCGTCTCTCGCTGGCACAGGTGGATAGTCATCGCCGTGCCGCCAAATTGGTCAATCAGATCAAGGATGAAGCGTTCAAGTTCATCGCCGACGCCCTCAGTAGCGGTCGCAGCATCAACGAATACGATGTCTGCAAGTTTATCACGGACCGTTTCAAGGCGAGCGGCCTTGTCTTTGATGTTACTCCGAATTGTTCGGTCGATGCCAACGCCGGCAACCCGCATTACGAGCCCACTCAGCAATCGTCTGCGCCGATAAGAAAAGGGAATTTGATTCTAATCGACCTTTGGGCACGCTTTGACAATGCCGATGGCGTATATGCCGACATCACATGGATGGGGTTCGCCGGGACGCGCGCCGAGATACCGGCATCGCACGCGCAGCGGTTCGCGGTGGTCGTGCAAGCCCGCGATGCCGCCCTCGCGTTTTTGCGCGAGAATATCGGGAGGCGTCCTGTGCTCGGCGCCGAAGTGGACGATGCCTGCCGGGCGGTGATAGAGGCCGCCGGGCTCGGTCCGCACTTTACACACCGCACCGGGCATTCCATTACCTCAAATGTTCACGGCGACGGCCCCAATATCGACAATCTCGAAACCGAGGACGGCCGTGTGTTGCAGACCGGTCATCTGTTTTCAATTGAACCGGGGGTTTATTTCGTCGACTCCGGCTTCCGCACCGAAATCAATTGCTTAATCACCGAGAACGGTCCCGAGGTGGCCACACTGCCGCTTCAGACGGAAATTGTCGCGCTGTTCTGAGCCGTGTATATCACCGATCAAATGATTGCCGATATGACGGCGAAATACGGCCGTCCGCACCACCGGGGGTATCGTTTTGAGACTACCCGCAGGGAGCTCGAACGCATCAGGGCGTCGCAAGTCGACGGCCGCAATCATGATGTCACGCTGTATATTCGCAAGGGTGAGCAGATAGTCGTCATCGCGAAGCACATCTATCCGCCCGGGCTTTATCGGGCGCCCTCGGGCGGGCTTAAGCCGGGCGAGAGTTTCGAATCCGGCATCCACCGCGAGGTTGCCGAGGAGACCGGCTGCCGCATCAGCATAGACAAATTCCTGCTGCAAACCGCCGTGAGATTTCATCATGTGGACGACAGCGTGCCGTGGCGATCGTTTGTATTTCTTGCCGACTATCTTGACGGCGATTTCGAATACACTGACCGGCATGAAATCCGCGAGGTGCGCTTGGCGGGCTGGGCCGAGTTCGTAAGCTTCGGCCGCATCATGCGCGCCACCGAAACGGGCGGCCTGCATTACCGCGCCGCCCTGCACGAGACTGTGGCGGCACTCGTGCAGGGACCAACATCACGGCCTCCACACGGCGGGTTCGAGGCATGACCGAACGGCTGACGAAACAGACACTAGTCGCCGCAACGCTGGTGACAGTCGGCGGCAACGTGCTGGGGCGGCTTTTCGGCTACCTGCGGGAGGCAGTCACGGCCGATTATTTCGGCACCTCGGCAGCGCTCGACATCTTTCTGATCGCTTTCATCATTCCGGAAATAATGACCTTTGTCATCTTCGCGGCACTGCCGACCACCGTTATCCAGACGGTATCCGCTGTAGGGCGGCAAGAGCGGAACAGGGAGAACTCGCTTTTCTGGAACGGCTTTTATGCCATTGGCGGAATTCTGCTCCTGGTGACGTCGAGTCTGATCTTGGCGCGGCACGAGATCATCGGTTGGTCTGCCGGCGAGCTTTCGCCGGAGGCCGCCGTGTCGGCCGCGCGGCTGCTGGGCATTCTGGCGTTGGTGGTTTTGTTTCGCGGGCTCGAGGCGTATTTCCGCGCTTGGCTGTTTCACCGCAAGCATTTCGTGGCGCCGGCGCTGTCGCCTATCGTGCTCGACCTTGTGCTGATCGGGTGGATTCTGCTTGGTTATGACGCCCTCCAGATCGATACCCTTGCCTACGGCTGGTTGAGCGCGTCCGTGTTGCTGTTGGTTATGCATGTGGTCATGGCGATAAGAGTCGTTCGTCCGGGTCGGCCGGCAGGTCAGGGCGATGCGGCCATAGCGCCCCTCTTGAAAATGACGATGATAGTCGCAGCTATCGAGGCAACGTCGCTTCTGTATCCGGCCATAGATAGATTTCTCGCTGTTAGATACTTAGGCGACGGGGAAATCGCCGCGTTACGCTACGCCCTGTTTCTGGCGATGGTTCCGCCGGGAATGCTGGTAGTGACTTTCGCGGCTGCGTCGTTTCCCTGGATTGCAGACATGGCCGCCAACCAGCCGGAGCGACTGAAGTCATTCTATCAGGAGACGATTCGTCTTGTCCTTTATGTTCTCGCGCCGCTTGTGGCGGCGATGATTGTGTTTGCACCTGAGGTCGTCTCGGTGGCGTTTCGTCGGGGCGAGTTTGATCAGTATTCGGTCGGACTGACCGCCGGGCCGCTTCTGTGCTATTCGCTCGGGCTGATATTCTACGGCCTCTACTTCTACCGGATCAGGTACTATTACGCGAAGAGACTGCTCACGCAACTTGGTTTTACGCTTGGACTCACCCTCATGCTCAAACTGATTGCGTCGGTTGCACTCGTTCGATGGCTGGGCGCTAATGGCCTCGCGCTGGCGACCTCGCTTGCCTGGCTGGCGACAAGTATGATCATGACCAAAGACCTCGCTCGCCGTGCCGGACTCACGCTCGCCGATGACACGCGGCGATGGCTGTTTCGCTTGCTTGTGGCTGCCGCGGGCACGGTTCTCGTATGGCTGGCCGCCCGGCAGATATGGCCGGCGCCGCTTGCGTCCGGCCTGACTGCCCAATTCGTGTGGCTGATTGTTGTAGGCATTGTCGGACTCGCCGTATATGTAGCTTCGTCCTTCGCATTGAAGCTGCCCGAACCGACACGGCTGTTTGAGACCATTAGAAACCGGATTGAAACTCGTAGGTCGGGTTCCGAACATGAATCATTGGGGTGAGAAACCCGACAGTATTCGTAGGGCAGAATTCCTTGGTCGCTTGCGTCAGTGAGCGACCGGCAATTCTGCCATTTATAATCAACGGCAGAATCACGACGTCGAAGCGCCGTGGGATCCTGCCCTAGAAGATTGCCATCCGCCACCTCAGCTTAGCCGGCAGCGTGCGAAGCGCGTTCATCCGGCTCGACAGATAACCCCGCCAGCGATCTTCGTACTTTTTGAAAACCGGCTCCGATGTCAGCAAGTGCATCGCGGCCAGTTGATTGATGTGTAGTCGGTGATATGGCACGGTGGCGGGATTGCGCGGCGTCTCCGGAAGATGATACAGCGACCAGTAGCCGATATCATAGCGCGGCAGCCAGGCGGCCAGAGTCTTCACGCCGGCATCCCACAGTTGCTGTGCATAGGATGAGTTTTGTTGTGCCAGATCATGCAATCCCCACAGCGCATAGACGAACCCGTTGAGCACGTGGCACGCCGGGCGGCACGGGTACTCCTCGTAAAACGGTCCGGCATCGTGGTAAGTCGTCACGCCGTCGTCGGCTGTATCTCGCCCCAACGGTTCAAGCGCCCGCACGGCGGAATCGAGATAGCGAGACTCGCCGAGCACCGCGCCCACACGGCACAGAACCGACATGCCCAGTCCCTGCACCATGGCCGACCTGAACGGCACTGTCAGCCCGAACTCCTTCTTGGGAATAGTCACCATCCAGGAACCGTCGGCCTGCTGATTGGCCGCCAGCCACTCGGCGCAGATTCGGGCCCGGCTCAAGCTTTCCTCTGTTTTCGCGCGATGGTAGAGTTCCAGATGTCCCAGTGCATACATCGCCAGGTGGGTGGGGAAGACGACCGCGCCGTTGGGAATCGGCGTCAGGGGCAATCCGGACGGGTCAAACGGTCCGGGGTAGGCGGCGCGGCTGCGAAAGTCAACATAGTAGGCAAGGGGGTCGGTGCGATCATGGATGACAGTGGGTACGGCATGGTAGTAATCCCGGGACTCGACTCCGACATACTGCAGCAGGTTGGAAATGCTCCGGCGAAGATTGTGCATAAGGCATTATACGGGAGCAGGGAGGCGGCGGGAATCGAAAAGTCTTGAGAGAATAGCGGGTTGGCTTGGGCGTGAATGGCAGAATGCCGCTGCGCTTCGCCGGAGCAATTCCGCCGCAGCTTGGGGCGGCCTTGGCGGCTGTCATCGTGATGAAACCCACCGGGATGATGAGCCACCATAGGAATCATGTCGCAAAAGGAGATGCTGCTGTGGCGATTCCGGCCCGAGCGGCCTGAATCTGACCGCTCACAAATACAGTTGATTGCCCTCCTGATTTAGCTTAGAATGCCCTCTGATGAACTGGCTGTTCAAGAACTTCTGGCTCAAGATCGTCGCGTTTTGTCTCGGGCTGCTGGTGTGGCTTCATGTCGAGACCGAGAAAATCTACAACCATGTCGTAAGCCTGCCGATAAGCGAGATCACCCTCAGCGACGGTCTCGTGCTGGCGGAACCGCCCCCGGATTCTCTGGAGGTTTCGGTGCTCGCTACCGGCAAACAGTTGTTGCGCCGCCGATGGCGCAGCGAGGGCGTCCGCATTAACGCCAGCCAGTTTCGCGCCGGGCGCTTCAATATCAATCTTTCCACGCAGAACACAGCGCTGGTGCATCCGACCACCGAGGTGACGCTCCAGGAGATTTCCTCGCCTAAAGTTACCCGTCTGGAAATCGACGCGGAGTCATCAGTCAAGCTGCCGGTGGCGGCGAGGATTGAGGTATCCGCGGATGACGGTTTCGCCGTGGGTCAGCAATTGCACCTCGAGCCGGCATCG
Encoded proteins:
- a CDS encoding NUDIX hydrolase, encoding MTAKYGRPHHRGYRFETTRRELERIRASQVDGRNHDVTLYIRKGEQIVVIAKHIYPPGLYRAPSGGLKPGESFESGIHREVAEETGCRISIDKFLLQTAVRFHHVDDSVPWRSFVFLADYLDGDFEYTDRHEIREVRLAGWAEFVSFGRIMRATETGGLHYRAALHETVAALVQGPTSRPPHGGFEA
- a CDS encoding lipid II flippase MurJ gives rise to the protein MTERLTKQTLVAATLVTVGGNVLGRLFGYLREAVTADYFGTSAALDIFLIAFIIPEIMTFVIFAALPTTVIQTVSAVGRQERNRENSLFWNGFYAIGGILLLVTSSLILARHEIIGWSAGELSPEAAVSAARLLGILALVVLFRGLEAYFRAWLFHRKHFVAPALSPIVLDLVLIGWILLGYDALQIDTLAYGWLSASVLLLVMHVVMAIRVVRPGRPAGQGDAAIAPLLKMTMIVAAIEATSLLYPAIDRFLAVRYLGDGEIAALRYALFLAMVPPGMLVVTFAAASFPWIADMAANQPERLKSFYQETIRLVLYVLAPLVAAMIVFAPEVVSVAFRRGEFDQYSVGLTAGPLLCYSLGLIFYGLYFYRIRYYYAKRLLTQLGFTLGLTLMLKLIASVALVRWLGANGLALATSLAWLATSMIMTKDLARRAGLTLADDTRRWLFRLLVAAAGTVLVWLAARQIWPAPLASGLTAQFVWLIVVGIVGLAVYVASSFALKLPEPTRLFETIRNRIETRRSGSEHESLG
- a CDS encoding D-glucuronyl C5-epimerase family protein: MHNLRRSISNLLQYVGVESRDYYHAVPTVIHDRTDPLAYYVDFRSRAAYPGPFDPSGLPLTPIPNGAVVFPTHLAMYALGHLELYHRAKTEESLSRARICAEWLAANQQADGSWMVTIPKKEFGLTVPFRSAMVQGLGMSVLCRVGAVLGESRYLDSAVRALEPLGRDTADDGVTTYHDAGPFYEEYPCRPACHVLNGFVYALWGLHDLAQQNSSYAQQLWDAGVKTLAAWLPRYDIGYWSLYHLPETPRNPATVPYHRLHINQLAAMHLLTSEPVFKKYEDRWRGYLSSRMNALRTLPAKLRWRMAIF
- a CDS encoding Xaa-Pro peptidase family protein, whose protein sequence is MDIPKIQQYLKEHQLDGWLLADFHGRNEIAVRAMGLSSHLTRRAFYFIPANGEPIALVNPIEQSRFTHVPGRVKTYRGYRGLEADLAKILRGAKRIAMEYSSQGRLPYIGLVDAGTIELVRSFGVETVSSADLVADFQARLSLAQVDSHRRAAKLVNQIKDEAFKFIADALSSGRSINEYDVCKFITDRFKASGLVFDVTPNCSVDANAGNPHYEPTQQSSAPIRKGNLILIDLWARFDNADGVYADITWMGFAGTRAEIPASHAQRFAVVVQARDAALAFLRENIGRRPVLGAEVDDACRAVIEAAGLGPHFTHRTGHSITSNVHGDGPNIDNLETEDGRVLQTGHLFSIEPGVYFVDSGFRTEINCLITENGPEVATLPLQTEIVALF